One genomic window of Punica granatum isolate Tunisia-2019 chromosome 1, ASM765513v2, whole genome shotgun sequence includes the following:
- the LOC116192637 gene encoding FCS-Like Zinc finger 1, whose amino-acid sequence MEPAVARRPCFAEEDDGLASLADMEAGFSGKLSRSGSGGNSPILSRSMCSSRGAFRNIRVSPVSATPMSPRFYDARYEDHHLHQPHFLDSCFLCKKPLGNNRDIFMYRGDTAFCSEECRQEQIDMDEAKEKNWNLSSSMKALRKKDQRKSSSPPKAQDYAFHASTVAAAS is encoded by the exons ATGGAGCCCGCAGTTGCAAGGAGGCCATGTTTCGCCGAGGAGGACGACGGCCTGGCCTCTCTGGCGGATATGGAGGCTGGGTTTTCCGGCAAGCTCAGCCGCAGCGGCAGCGGCGGCAACAGCCCGATATTGTCTCGGTCGATGTGCTCCTCGAGGGGCGCCTTCAGGAACATCAGAGTCTCCCCTGTTTCTGCTACCCCGATGTCGCCGAGGTTCTACGACGCGAGGTACGAGGACCACCACCTTCACCAGCCCCACTTCTTGGACTCCTGCTTCCTCTGCAAGAAGCCCCTCGGGAACAACAGGGACATCTTCATGTACAG AGGGGACACGGCGTTCTGCAGCGAAGAGTGCAGGCAGGAGCAGATAGACATGGACGAGGCGAAAGAGAAGAACTGGAACCTCTCTTCTTCCATGAAAGCCCTGAGGAAAAAGGACCAGAGGAAATCAAGCTCTCCTCCCAAGGCTCAGGACTACGCCTTCCATGCCAGCACCGTTGCGGCAGCTTCATGA